The sequence CCTATGGAATTCAAAATGTCCATGTATGTTTTTAAGATGCAATTGTGTAATAATGGAACCTATACCATTATTGATAACTTTACCCTACAAATCCTTCGATCGATTTattcatgaatttcaaactcattgtttataatcatttttataattaaaaatttactGAGTTATTTTACTGCAAAACTGGCAACCTTGCACTAGAAACCGATAGGCAAAATGTCATGAaacttttcaaaacaaaacaaataagttGCAATTTCGGATAGCCGTCCAACCTCGATTTCAATTCGCATTCtgttttcatctattttttgtaatattcgtgtattattgaattgaatttgtttattCTGCGTTTCTGGTAAGTATTTGCAAGACAATCTTAATATTTGTAGTAAAAAACATTTGTATTATAGGTGAAATTATGACCGGAAATAATTATTCGATTGTGCAGACAATCGAAAACGATGATATTCTGCTGTCTGTGCTACCTTCGCTCTGGGTCAAGAAAAACGGATGGAAAACGGAGGCGATGGGAAGATGCTACGATTTATGTTATTGGCCACAAGGTGTTTCTGGTTACCGGCTCTTGGAGAAGGCAAAAAAGGATCCAAAAATACCGGTAGACACTAAAGTGCTGAGCGCCTACCGTTGCAAAATCAAGCGGAATAACTTTGCTAGTTTCAATAAGGTAAATTTCGACTAAAAGTTATCATTGGAATGAAACATTAAATAGGTatatattttgtttgtttttatacAGGCTGTTCGTGAGCAGAAACGGATGGAAAGTTACTCCGACACAGATGAATCGGAACCACGTAAAAAGATAGGGAAATCTACAGCTGCGGAGCTCTTTAAGCAAATCGAATCTCAACCAGGCCCTTCCACAAGCACAATCATCAAATTTCGGAGACCGCCAAGAAGACAATGAGAAAGAAGTTTCTGCTGACGAGTCATATCTGAACATTTTTCCGAAACGCGAAGTTTACGCTGAGCCATTGAAGGAAATTTCAACGTCATCACATTCACAGCAGGGTGGAGCAAATTTTCATGGCACCGATTCGACAATAAACGAACCAAATTTGCATCAGCTTGTGTTATCATTGCACAATAAAACAGACGAAAATGCCAAGCAGATTCAGAGCATCAAGCAAAGTCAAAATAGGTACGCAGCATTGCTTTCACAAATGAACGCCAAACTTGATATAATTGCCACCCAAAAAACACGACAAGAGGTACCTGTTCAACCGGAAAGTTTCGATACAAAAGCCAATCCTTTGACCCCTATTAAAAGTTTGGCTGACATGGAATCTCTCGAAAAACGGTCGGATAATGGAAGTTTCATACAGTCCGTCGTACAGCATATTGGTTCAATTCATGGCAAGCAACGATTTGTTGGTGATGGTGCCACAGTATGCTTGCAGATCATCGACTATTTTTTCGATCGTGAATTCCTGTTGAGTTGTTCGTGGAGTGGAATTAGCCGCAATAAGAAGGCAAATGAAAACATCATCTCCAAGACACCGTTTCATAAGTATGACGGAATAATCACATTGTTCCATAAGGTTGTGCTTTTTTCGGATCCCTTGTTTTCCAAGGTGCAGTGCGAGCAGTTTCTTCATCGGTGCCTGCGAAATGCAAAACAACGCTTTGAAGAAATAAAGGGCACTAGGGCCTCAGTAGCAAGGAGACGATGCAAGCAGTCTGAGCGTCATCGAGTTCAACATGTGGAAGAAGTCAACGAAGAAGTACTTGTCGAAGAATATCTAATGGACTCGGAGTCATTACAACACGCATCCCTAAATTATCAAACAGACCAAGCGAAGTCAATTGATGAAGCGGGAGTCATCGACGAATACATGTTTGATGATGTGTGATATTATGAGATCATTATTCGTTATGttacataaaaataaatgtaaacaatTCCGGAAATcgttgaatttatttttaatgaattagaAGAAGTAGAGTTCATTTTTCTTTCATGGTTGTTCGTTCTCTGGTAATGTATGTAGTAGAGGTATAAAAGCTGTTTCATTTAAAACAACAATCGCGACCATTTTacataaaatttgatcaaatgtATATGATTGAATCGGCATGAGCTTATATTCATTTGACGCTTTGAATGCGTTTATGCAAGGGGAATCTAAGGGATATTCAAAGAGATTTTCAAAGCAATCTAACTGTGATCCACGAATTTCTTCCTTGTTTGCACATTGCATAGCTACTATCGTTTTATCCCTGGTAAGAAACCATCTATCAGCAAATTTACAAGACAAAGTGAATTCGCTTGACAACCGTACGCAAGAATACTGATTGCAATCATGCTTTAGTGGATTTTTGAATACTGGAAACTGTTCAGTAGCTTTGCTTGCAATGAGGTTGAATGAATATTTTTCGGTAATGCGATTAATGATTTGTTGTAATGGTAGTTTTCCTGATCTAACTAATTTTTTAATCTGAAATAGatgattttcaaatggatatgaCGAAATTGAAGGTAACGGACCGAATCGTTTAATTTCATCTACAACGTGAACTAAGTTATGGATGTTACTTGTTATGGACTTAAACAAGTCATAATAATTAGAaatgaaatcttcaaacagtgATTGAGCCACCGGTAAATATCGTTCATAGTAGCTGCTTGAACAAATAGTAACGGCACAAAATAAATTAGCAAAGTTATTAAACTGGCTTTCACTGATAAAATGTTTAAGTAAAATGATTCCAATATAATGCAAAAACGTGGCACACTCTGATGCTTTCCAGTGGGTTAAACAATCAATTCCTCGAGTAGCTCTATGTATCTCAATTGGTAGTTCGATGGATTTTAACGTGTTTGATATTCTCACAACGATATCTTTTGACCACCTACTATCGTCACTACCGTTATGACCATCTTTATATGACAGAAGTAATCTTTTCATTACTCCAAGATGGAGCAAATGGAGTGAATCAGCAACGATTATGTCCTCTACTATATCGATCTgtaatcacagagaacagacacggatgctcgaacaaattttcggtaaaaacgtgtgtaaagatttaaatcgcacctcagcgccgccaacgcaggctgtccgacataaaaactcaatctcactaagtgatggcgttggcatacactacataaacaatgtagtgctgccacctaggagcgagcctaggagcaattcggaatgaacactagcgctaaaaagtaaaacacggcaaattttaaccatatttatcggcacactagcaccgcgcaacgggggcataacgacatacttcaaaatgaccagtaaaaactttacacaagcacgcgaatgaagatgaacgtctgttctctgtgctgtAATCGGAGAAGTGGTGACacaaccagatttttttttagttttccgtTTTCGTGAATTTTGTTGATTTGATAATGACCATCATAGGCGCCAGACCGAAAATCGAAATCATTCCGTTTTTGAGCAAATGTGTTTGGGAAGATATTTGTTCGCAGCAGTGTCGAGTGTTGTCCAATAGTGCAGCATTTTAAACACCCATGGAAAGCATTAAAATTTACTACACCtataaacaaagaaatatattAATATGCATTTGTTTTAATTGTAGAAAACGGACATACCTTTAACAAATGCTCTGGCAGGCGAGTCACAGATAAACGCTCGGATTCGAACACAGAGATTGAATCCATTTATATCAATGCCTGATGTTAGTATTGGCTGAATTTCATCCGCAAAAGGACCAAGAAACTCTTCTACATGTCGTGGTTTACTTTTGCCATAGAAAATACCAATGATCATGGGCCTGAAGGATTTGTGTTCGTGAATATTAAATAGTATCGGCCAAATCTGATCAGTGCCATTTTTGAACAATGGAAGGCCGTCTATATTTATGTTTATGCTAACCGATGTTGACTCGTTCAGTGCAGCGAAATACATTCGAAGACAATTctctgaaaagaaaaaaaaaaagaaatattatGTTGTattaatgtattctaaatcctgttgtttttctactgtaaaacaatggaaaaagtaattgaaaacatttagaacacaatgttttctattgttttgtcgcttgaaatcatcccattgaagaaccgtaaaatcaattgttttgctccgaattttgtatggaaaattttcgatttttttattgtaaagatacataacaaccccccttttttattgtaaaagtcccatttaccctttattttatcgtggaaaaccattagttttcatgtgattttattgtttaaattccattatattcaatggtgaaaattatgttttgaatGGTGGTGTAACAATAAAatgtatgatattttaatgatattttttatccgggtatgtATTATATTAAAAAGCATTACAAGTAGGAAAACATTCGTATACTTATTGAAGCATAACGCAGTTTCCTCTCTTAGTCTTAGAATTATCAAACATTGAAATATATTACGGCGGTTACAGTACTAAGGTCGGAGGAACTCAGTTGTGCTGATgggaaatacaaaacaaaatcagGAGAAAAGTTATTCTTACAGAAGTGGGAGGATCTATcgagcgttttttttttggcgGTAAAAGTCAACTGTCGGAACAGTTGATTGTAGTATGTATTAATAAACATAGGAACTCTTGATTGGTGTTTATTTTATATACACCAAATGTAAATCAGAACGGTTACTAATAAGGCATTCAGCCTACGAATTGTATCATGTTATATATAGAGTAATTGTACCGATTTGTCCACGGCTCCTAATTTGGAAGTTTTGCGCATAACTTCGAAAATGAATCACCTATATATACACCCCAAACGCAGTGGAAAGGAACAACGACGGTAATGGTGGAATTtgatacagtcgggattcgctggttgggattttaatacttgggtcactttttagttgggcctccgctggttgggccatggcccaactaaaaagcaaccgtacgtcaaaattcaatgtaaacacggaaaacgggattgggcgtcactggacatcatttgtgatgttcaagtcgaaatacacgtgttcaaatggctgtcagttggcccaactaaaaaaccgaattcgttagttgggccgaggtcgtggcccaaccagcgaatcgcgactgtagttAGTCCATTCCATCTAGTTTCTGTCAAATATTGCCGTTACTGTCACCAATCCATTCGATTGGATTTTTAACTTCTCTGCTGAAAATGATCGATCACATATTGTTTTTGATAGGTATTTGTAGTTAATTGTAGTTTATTGATATGAAACGCTAGTGATGGTAAGATGGTAAAATGTGTGCACTGCGAGATTTAGCTATTATTTATTGAATTTAATAAAGAATGTGATAGAATGATAGCAGATGGCAGGTATTTCATCGTGGTTGTTATATCGCTGGATATTTCCCACGTAGACAAGGGTGATGCAAATGCTGTGAACCATAGAAAACTTGTAtctccagctttccacgctagccataatggcggctgctataaataaatctgacagtaactgcttccgacgctcaATTGCAATCGACGCTGGTGGTATCTCAGCaaccattttcacattgtttatttattgttattgGAAAAAGCAAGACTCGAAGAAAAGGGAGATTTTTTGTAACCAGCTTAAACTAGTTCTAAACTTGACTAATATCACAAATATAAATATGCATTTTCGTTTTAGGTTGAAGTATATCTTCGTAGGTTGAAGTAGTTCGTGTCCGCGCTCTGAAATTGCTATACATGTGAAGTTTTACTAATTAAAGATTACAAACATGACATGTCCAAATGCAGCACGGGAATAACAATATAATATGCATCATCGCATTTTAGCTTCAAAATTCTGGAGAGTTCTAAGGTGATCACTGAGCTGCACGTTTTAATTCCTTTGGATTATCTGCCATGGATCTTTCTGGTTACAAGTCCTACGCAAACGCAGCCCGTTAACTTTTATTCATTGTGTTCCAATTTCGTGACTTCGAGTTCGTAGAACGTTCGAGTAGCCAACCGAATAGtcaaactggccgaagacaccaaTGCTCCAGTAAACAAAGTCCATTGATTCACCCCAGTTAACCGATAGATCCGGGGGAATCACAAACCTCTcttccaatttaaaaaaatccagaaggAGAATGATTAACTGTCTCCTTCTGCGAAAACCAGCCAACATAAGGAAAAATAGTTTCAGTTCGAAAATTACGCTTCGTTTTAATGTGATTAACTTATTATAATTAGGATAAAAaatctcgataataaagaagCGTTTTTACTTCGTTTTTCATTATTGAACTTTAGGTACAGCATAAGAGTATGCCTATATCAATAATTATTTACTAGAATACATGTTTCGCGAGCTTTTTCAGCACGTCAGCGTTTGTCGGTCTCAGAAAGCTATTCATTAGAAGGCTTAgtattgatgattttttttattatatgtgTTATAACACAAGTCCAGGAATGAAATTAACAGAACTCCTTTAAGGTTCATTAATGGGTCAATCTAAatagaatattaaaaaaaagtagtGAACTTTCATCTGAACCGAACTGTACTGCGTGGCGTGGCGTTGGTGACGTCTATTGAGCTTAAACCAGTATAGTTAGTTATATTTTTTCTTAATATGCAACACAACGCCCAAGTTTTAACAATCGAATCTTAGCACAATTAAATTTTCGGGTTTTGATTACATGCACATCCATATTCTGCTGTACTTCGTGTTCATTTTTGGTTTGTTATCacttagggccgatgtccacgtagcggttttttaagCTGCGTTAACACCGCGTCTCCGCAAGGTACCCTGCATCAAAtagagtaatgcacacgtatacgtgtgcacgactacatttgatgctgggtaccttgcgtggacgcggcgatAACGCAGCTTAAAAAACCgatacgtgggcatcggcccttaatgATCCAGCGGAGGATGGTTAAGGCATTATGTATCTGCAAATCAACTCCGAAGGAACCAGAACACACAGTCATGTGCATATCGTCTCAAAATGCTTTCCAAAACACCGAATGCTAAAATGTTCAATTGCATGTAGGTCTGTGTTTATAATCTCTATATAGGAAAACTCAACGTCAAAATGCTTCAACCTGAAACGAAAAAGCGTATGTACTATATTTGCAATAATAtataatttatttcattatcaTATGCTTTTTGCAATCTTTTCCGCTATTTTCTTTGAGACTCGTATTTTCTGCAGTAGCTTTTTTGAttacaataaataaacaatgtgaaaatggttGCTGAGATACCACCAGCGTCGATTACAATtgagcgtcggaagcagttactgtcagatttatttatagcagccgccattatggctagcgtggaaagctggatattaAATCTAATCAAAGTTTAAAGTATAATGAATGCATCAATTCTCAAAACCACTTCAAAAGTtagatttaattttcaaatttggtgGAAGATCAAACATTTTTATCGACTAACCAGGTTTACATCTGAGGCAAATTCAAACTTACTTTATACAGTAATTTCCAGAATTCCAGAATTTCCAGAACTGcccagtattctaagtgagcaGCTTGGGTGCACTCAAATTAATCGAATGATATATTCTATGTGCCCAACTCGCATAGAACTTACTTATGGTACTAGTTTCCAATGTTAAGTGCGACTTATGCGAAATATGTGCAATCATATTGAACTGTATTACAAATCTGAAATAATTTTAAGTGCATTGGATATTAAAATTGAACTATAGTTCaccgcacataaaatttattatgaGGGCAGTCAACGAATCTCGCCACTGTAAACAACAAAACTTAAGCAACTGCGCAGAGTGCAAGCTGATAATCATTTGTTTTACGCGGTTACATTATAAAAACGACTGTTCAAAAATAATGGTGAGGtaagtagaatgctcagaatatctatcatacaacattttttttttctttctgttgggtgattatcactgcgaccattttttagatctattgtgatataccaaCCGTTTAATATTTACTTGTTCAAGGTGATAAGTACTATAAGAAGTGACTTTCAACACATGATTTTAGGTATTATCCCAGCATGGAAAGATGTGACGTATGAACCGTATCATACAACATACTCAATCGATAATTCTTTGCTTTTAGAAATCGGATGGAACCTTCAGGATTCCCGTTCTTACTCGAAAAGTAATGTCGATAATCTCAACATAACCAACAATAAGATcataaaaaaaaaggaaatgtaGTCTGgtacatacacacttaaaataaatcgcagatttctgtgaaatttcaccgaaatctcaacagcagaactgttcggtaaaatttttacagattttttggtagttttgacagttgaacaaaagaaaatatcgcagaaatcggtgaaataattaccgaacaaatctgctgttgagatttcggtgaattgaagcaaaattcaccgaaatctgtgaaatgatttaagtgtgtagttgGTTCAAATCTGGAAGTGGAAGATAATTTGAATGGAGTCATCCCCGGCGAAAGCGAAAAAAACGAGGTACCCATGTCGAAATATACCAAAAATACGGCACATTCCGAAACACAAAAAAAACGCATGTGATATGCCGTCTTTTTTCCAAGATATGTTTCGGGTATGAAGTCCTTTCCGAGATTTCCTGGCTAGAAAAAAACCCTGACATTCCCCTCGGAAAAAGGAACCGTTGCCAAACGTTGAATGAAGCAGTTTTATCGTCATGGCAATAATGGGTATAATATGTATGTCTCAACGTTCAATATGTATGTCTCAAAAAACGGATAAtaaataattctcgcttaacttttaaaaaggacctaagtaacatttttttcattaattaacttgaatactgcaatcaaaagctttcatgtttttctgttgattgcgctattcaaattaattcatgaaaaaaatgttacttaggtccttttgaaaagttaagcgagaattgcatAATTTTGTTGAATAAACAGTTATTTCATCTATTTACTTTATCTTTATTACTTTATTactgattataaaaatatgtgCAAGCCTAATGGTTAGGAGCGAATTAGTTTCATAATGAATTATAAGTGCAAATCTAATACAGAAATCAATAAgtttgcacataaaatttatgattATTGAATCGAAACATTTCTATTAGCGCCGCACATATTTAGCAAATGCAAAGTACACTGGTCAAAATATAAGTGCGGGGCACATATATACAATATGCATTTTATTCTGAGTGTGTGATCTGAGAGGTGTAATGACTTCGCTGCTGTTATGTGCTTGAGGAGCTTCAAGTTAGTTGGGGTGTTCCATTTGGCAGGGTTCTTGGGAGCACACTTGCCGCAGTACCGCAGTACTGGGATCAGTATATACGATAGGTCTTATGTTCAACGGCATCTGACAACCGGTACGATGTACATTGACGAATGTACATGTCAAATGGAAAACAGTCGTAACAGCTTAGTCGAAAGTAACATGGTGCTTGgtatacacagaaagaaaattcattattgaaattaaaaaaaccattggtaaaaataaaaagttgcgttggttctttttcgtagagagttgcaaatgttcaaaataaaagtacgtTAACTTTTGCAACAACCATGTTTCGAAAGTTGCATTCCAttctaaaattaaaagtttgaacttttaaaacaaaattgtagaactgTCAAAAAGAAATTATCAAATCGTAAATATAGTGGAATAGATTTATTAAAGAAAGACAGTTTCATCCGCCCAAAAAAGGAGACTCCCACCCACCCCTTACCCATTCAAGTATTCTTTCCCATTTTTACTACATTAtaataatagaatttgtttattttatttcatagtTTTAATCAACATGTCGGTATGAGTAGCAGCTCCAAAAAATCTGCAAAGTCGCTTGTTGGGTGTGCATTGTTGACATAAGATGTTTTGCCTATCAACGATTTGagaaaaactgtaaaaaaaaagaaatttttgcaTTCCATTAAATCTTTGCATTAAGCAAAATCACGTCAAGCCAGGGGGGTAGACACTTGAAtcatttaattaattattttttagagtcattttgaattttttttaaatcttttgaaatttttctgaaTCATTAGTAATCCCGCCAGTTTAATCCCGCTATAATTTGTTTCAGTGTACTTGATGGTTATGATCTGTCAAAAAGAAATCAAAACTTGCCGCTGAACCTGGTCATCTCCCAAACTCCTCAACGGAACAACGTCGTCCAGCATCGGAATATTTCTGGAATATCTTCAAAGGATTCCGCGTGCAGTTTGCCAGTCCGATAAATAGGAATAATCGAGCCCCAACTTCAGCACAGCAACGGATAGATTCCCTAGATTCCAAAGGCAGGCAGATAACCTGTAGCAGAGAATTCGAAATATGAGTCGCCTGATCCTCGGAGCAAGCTGCTCGGTTTATTTCATACTTCTCTGATGCACCTCCGACTAGTGATTTTTTAACGATGTACAATGCGCAACTAGCTGTGTTATTATGTTTGATATGTGCCAATGATTCGGAAAGGTTTCCCAGGATATTTGCATTTGTATTTTGCATCGTGATGATAATTTTGCTTCGTGAAGATAATGCTACTGATAGTTGCGCTTTTACTTTTCAATGCGGCATCTCCCAGAAATGTTTCCAATGGtaaatttcctgaaatttgacCCTCACCCCCAATGAGCAGTTGTAAAGCGAACTAAACCCATTTGGCGATCTTTCGATTATGAACGATTATTATTGCCGAAATTAATTTGTCCAGCCTAATACTTgcctaggggccctccttagccttgtGATATTAGATgtttaaagcaagaccatgctgagggtggctgggttcgattcccgatgtcGGTCTAGAACATttgtggattggaaattgtctcgacttccctgggcatacaagtatacgaatgcaaaatggtaacttgactcaGTTAACTactaactgtagaagtgcttaatgaacactgagctgcgaggcggcaatgttccagtgggggatgtaatgccaatctaGGTAAGGTATAGGTATTAGTTATAATCCGAAGTCTCAAGCATAAAGTTGCTTGATCGAGGAGCATACCTCATCTTGAGACGTCGCTGGTGTCCTCCCAGATTACAATTCCATGCTTGCTCACAGATTTCATCTTAattctcgctaataaagatatatgaaaaaacccagattaatccgcctagcggtaatgatgcctttctcgtcaTTTATGAAGTGTATTGAAAATATCACATTAAATAGAAAGGTAAAAAAGCGTTTTAAGGGGAGATCCGGTTATCTATCAATTTTCGTGTGTTAGCGTTCATatatgtagggggaatgacggctttggcaggttttgttttattattggcaggggggttttttatgactgactaggcttaaatttggcctaaacattctttacatatcaaagaatgttgtggtcaaatttcataaaatttggtcgacaaaaacccccctgccaataatagaacaaaatctgccaaagccgtctttccccctatatgcATTTAAAaagcttctgaaaaaaaatcgtttttaatttttttttcaagcgaaaaatcaagaaaaaaaaattgttttaataactccggaacccaatggccgatcgggccaattttcaatagcaa comes from Armigeres subalbatus isolate Guangzhou_Male chromosome 2, GZ_Asu_2, whole genome shotgun sequence and encodes:
- the LOC134215314 gene encoding LOW QUALITY PROTEIN: uncharacterized protein LOC134215314 (The sequence of the model RefSeq protein was modified relative to this genomic sequence to represent the inferred CDS: deleted 1 base in 1 codon) — translated: MTGNNYSIVQTIENDDILLSVLPSLWVKKNGWKTEAMGRCYDLCYWPQGVSGYRLLEKAKKDPKIPVDTKVLSAYRCKIKRNNFASFNKAVREQKRMESYSDTDESEPRKKIGKSTAAELFKQIESQPGPSTSQSSNFGDRQEDNEKEVSADESYLNIFPKREVYAEPLKEISTSSHSQQGGANFHGTDSTINEPNLHQLVLSLHNKTDENAKQIQSIKQSQNRYAALLSQMNAKLDIIATQKTRQEVPVQPESFDTKANPLTPIKSLADMESLEKRSDNGSFIQSVVQHIGSIHGKQRFVGDGATVCLQIIDYFFDREFLLSCSWSGISRNKKANENIISKTPFHKYDGIITLFHKVVLFSDPLFSKVQCEQFLHRCLRNAKQRFEEIKGTRASVARRRCKQSERHRVQHVEEVNEEVLVEEYLMDSESLQHASLNYQTDQAKSIDEAGVIDEYMFDDV